One segment of Leptospirillum ferrooxidans C2-3 DNA contains the following:
- a CDS encoding type IV pilus biosynthesis protein — translation MRNVKLETWGAMILSAGIILCAGCSFDKHVDISATKDINKGLKTFSDAKPKPPEDFEVSDSAWFAGSEDRVRIRRSEHIRLHIRPKHLPALFEKRVLLVSEKPIGIADITSEITTSTGLLVTVTTPRKMGISGNVSGMGGGMGMPMMGGSSPAGAPSAPSLQAGTSSGETFLKKKIRVDWDGSLEGLLDYTASRFGLFWTYRDHVVSFGRTTTKIFRINAAPVMNIVSNSISDSGMTGLSSILMNQGAAGGMGGGAGMMGGGMTGGMGGSSMMGGGMSGGMTGGMGGSSMMGGGMGGGMGGSGQNVSSFSISTVWSEISQSLKSILGGRGNYSIAQSAGTVTVTTTPRIMGEIAEYVHDLNNSLSRHVWLKVEVLDVNLTDQNANSFNLSAALSGLAKSGSILTTGQPGVFSLAGASPITTTTMTLPNSSTNAVIHALSSLGKTSVATRSFVTTLNDQAVPVQNVQNIGYLMENLAGIAGIGQSTFTQNIPGSVTVGFTMTLVPHLLDNKEMLLGVSIDDTNLNQMQTLTSGGGSIQLPNTSQRSFMQWVKLTSGQTAVIGGYEQTRRVFQQNGTGTPSNFYLGGGQNSQIVRDAIVILVTPVVGG, via the coding sequence ATGCGAAACGTTAAACTGGAAACATGGGGTGCAATGATTCTTTCCGCGGGGATCATCCTGTGCGCGGGATGTTCTTTCGACAAACACGTCGATATTTCCGCGACGAAGGACATCAACAAGGGGTTGAAAACGTTCAGTGACGCCAAGCCAAAACCTCCGGAAGACTTCGAGGTGAGCGATTCGGCGTGGTTTGCGGGATCTGAGGACCGGGTGCGGATTCGGCGGTCGGAGCATATTCGGCTTCATATCCGTCCGAAGCATCTTCCCGCGCTTTTTGAAAAGCGCGTTCTCCTGGTTTCCGAAAAGCCGATCGGCATTGCCGATATCACCAGCGAAATCACGACCTCGACGGGACTTCTCGTGACCGTGACGACTCCCCGGAAAATGGGGATATCGGGCAATGTTTCGGGCATGGGTGGCGGTATGGGCATGCCGATGATGGGAGGATCCTCCCCCGCCGGAGCACCGTCTGCTCCCTCCCTTCAAGCGGGAACATCTTCCGGGGAAACGTTTCTCAAGAAGAAGATCCGGGTGGACTGGGACGGTTCCCTCGAAGGACTCCTGGATTATACGGCCAGCCGGTTCGGGCTCTTCTGGACCTACCGGGACCATGTGGTCTCTTTCGGTCGCACGACCACGAAAATCTTCCGGATCAACGCCGCTCCCGTCATGAATATCGTGTCGAATTCGATCTCGGATTCCGGTATGACGGGGCTTTCCAGCATCCTCATGAACCAGGGCGCCGCCGGTGGCATGGGAGGAGGGGCCGGTATGATGGGCGGGGGGATGACGGGAGGAATGGGTGGCTCCTCCATGATGGGTGGCGGTATGTCCGGGGGGATGACGGGAGGAATGGGAGGATCTTCCATGATGGGTGGGGGTATGGGCGGCGGGATGGGGGGAAGCGGACAGAATGTCTCCTCTTTTTCCATCTCCACGGTCTGGAGCGAAATCTCCCAGAGCCTGAAATCGATTTTGGGAGGTCGGGGCAATTATTCCATCGCCCAGTCAGCGGGGACTGTTACGGTTACCACGACCCCCCGGATCATGGGAGAAATCGCCGAGTATGTTCACGATCTGAATAACTCCCTCTCCCGACATGTCTGGCTCAAGGTGGAGGTCCTGGACGTCAATTTGACGGACCAGAACGCCAACAGCTTTAACCTGTCGGCCGCGCTTTCGGGACTCGCCAAGAGCGGATCGATTCTTACGACTGGCCAGCCGGGGGTCTTTTCACTCGCGGGAGCCAGTCCGATCACTACGACGACCATGACACTTCCAAACTCTTCCACGAACGCGGTCATTCATGCGCTTTCCTCTCTCGGCAAGACATCGGTGGCGACCCGCTCCTTCGTCACGACCTTGAACGACCAGGCCGTTCCTGTCCAGAACGTTCAGAATATTGGTTACCTGATGGAAAATCTGGCCGGAATCGCGGGAATCGGGCAATCCACATTCACGCAAAACATCCCGGGATCCGTCACCGTCGGGTTCACGATGACCCTGGTGCCCCATCTTCTGGACAACAAGGAAATGCTCCTTGGCGTTTCGATCGACGACACCAATCTGAACCAGATGCAGACCCTGACCTCCGGAGGAGGGTCGATCCAGCTCCCGAACACGTCCCAGAGATCGTTCATGCAATGGGTCAAACTGACTTCCGGACAGACGGCGGTCATCGGTGGCTACGAGCAGACCCGCCGGGTCTTTCAGCAGAACGGTACCGGCACTCCGTCGAACTTCTATCTTGGCGGTGGACAGAATTCCCAGATCGTCCGGGATGCGATCGTCATTCTGGTCACGCCGGTCGTGGGGGGGTAA
- the pilO2 gene encoding type 4b pilus protein PilO2, with translation MAQVVRIGKKKYAVGLSWGPLTPDRPLRPQAIEKTRHSKNDLYVTSGDIEPMVGHCDQANGVKAGLPVLAPLVADGWPANTLIALAPDGQPAIGFQILNGIIYDDVVGSVEEIRTWFDGIVGEHKWDHVSSPWDASGVKTSAFEDSIRTSGVKPPRLHSVREGRGAAIKVTVLILLVLAGFVVVSKIVRDRQEMAARLALLSRHVVIHVTPPARIVPVGAFVAGCLSAVNRIPSDAVGWTVQSISCRPDKIWILWKRSSGSGTIRDLERALSSRVKLVGKNRAKTGISLSVPEYEIPVGRLPDLEEEKKDLASVLEYYNLDYQAAGDSFLPGFSGGSGAGFSVNLPDIPDDRLLSALGSVNGLSVRSLDWAGKSQWILKGELKHAPIILVHDRSDGRFGRGTSGESGSGPGGKHESSPPFGKSGRSSVGERQFGSVSGNLAPRESSGPIEKTKGQYEGTALPSVRLPGDR, from the coding sequence TTGGCCCAGGTCGTCCGGATCGGAAAGAAAAAGTATGCAGTCGGCCTCTCCTGGGGACCCCTCACGCCCGACCGGCCGCTCAGGCCACAGGCGATCGAGAAAACCCGCCACAGCAAAAACGATCTCTATGTGACCTCCGGAGACATCGAGCCGATGGTCGGCCACTGCGATCAGGCGAACGGTGTAAAAGCGGGGCTTCCTGTCCTGGCTCCGCTTGTTGCGGATGGGTGGCCTGCGAACACACTGATTGCGTTGGCTCCAGACGGACAGCCTGCAATCGGATTCCAGATTTTAAACGGAATCATCTACGACGATGTGGTGGGGAGTGTCGAAGAAATCCGGACATGGTTCGACGGAATCGTCGGAGAGCACAAGTGGGACCATGTTTCCTCTCCATGGGATGCTTCTGGTGTCAAAACATCCGCCTTCGAAGATTCCATCCGGACAAGTGGAGTGAAACCTCCCAGGCTTCATTCGGTAAGAGAGGGGAGGGGGGCGGCGATCAAGGTCACCGTTTTGATCCTTCTCGTTCTGGCCGGCTTTGTCGTCGTTTCGAAGATCGTTCGGGATCGTCAGGAGATGGCCGCCCGCTTGGCGCTTCTTTCCCGGCATGTGGTCATTCATGTGACCCCGCCAGCCCGCATCGTACCTGTCGGAGCTTTTGTCGCGGGTTGTCTTTCGGCGGTCAACCGGATCCCCTCGGACGCGGTGGGATGGACGGTCCAAAGCATCTCCTGTCGCCCGGACAAGATCTGGATCCTGTGGAAGAGATCCTCCGGATCGGGGACGATCCGGGATCTCGAAAGGGCTCTTTCCTCCCGGGTCAAACTCGTCGGAAAGAACAGGGCCAAGACCGGAATTTCCCTGTCTGTTCCGGAATACGAAATTCCTGTCGGGAGACTTCCTGATCTCGAGGAGGAAAAGAAAGATCTTGCCTCTGTACTGGAATATTACAATCTCGACTATCAAGCGGCGGGTGATTCGTTTCTTCCGGGGTTTTCCGGAGGGAGTGGTGCGGGATTTTCGGTCAACCTTCCCGATATTCCCGATGACAGACTTTTGTCAGCCCTGGGATCGGTCAACGGCCTTTCCGTCCGCTCCCTTGATTGGGCCGGAAAATCGCAGTGGATTTTAAAAGGAGAATTAAAACATGCGCCGATCATTTTGGTTCACGACCGTTCTGATGGTCGCTTTGGGAGGGGAACTTCTGGTGAGAGTGGCTCCGGTCCAGGCGGGAAACACGAATCTTCTCCCCCCTTCGGAAAATCAGGGAGGAGTTCTGTCGGGGAGCGTCAATTCGGCTCCGTTTCCGGAAACCTCGCCCCCAGGGAGTCTTCCGGCCCAATCGAAAAAACAAAGGGACAGTATGAGGGAACGGCCCTCCCTTCCGTCCGTCTCCCCGGGGACCGATGA
- a CDS encoding GspE/PulE family protein yields MKVFELPHHLPVEVVSEPDGDLPAPSSLLEGLVGMGNGQLFALKEFKGRADVDAYIARFSEYLETSGKGGERMVFWVEKPIFANVLSKLRELPGPSSPSSNLLPDPSNMEQSPETSLPDEVFSEKDGIPIPESLSKKVVAMEDGQIVASEDLRGSSDFALFVGQTSMRMEARGTIGQFRISYVPNRKIRDLLAKRLRECEEEDYSHLLGEMGLLSINTEEEARKPAESLEKETSKKYSGEKCAPGIPLIKDSAGGSPSRSLATDVGKGISEVLEEKKESINSREGDTECLSVPSGGTIPDFRAPEDIASMVLLFLDGRFYVSREHKTNQHVNYYCRHFVPELWPKIFGDKPVPKPQYVPYEHLRKIRLENLPSESVADGYKAEGDEARKIMEIIRDAIARKASDIHLRIERDRTRILLRIHGWLKPVQTLTHDEGERLARIVYNTMLDSSGRDNMFSDKKPQDGQFRQDYLPRGTFNIREFHAPTGGTGLGTITMVLRLQYGSGTATASAQDIDTLGYGADHLAQLRYLMGLSYGIVLFSGPMGSGKSTSMASVLSIVLSMNPLEEGRGLHLATLEDPPEYVIPTASQIAVPGGLFSEVLGRIMRFDANLLMIGEIRDESTAEKAVEGAMSGHVVYSTVHANDVLSIPRRLDGLKVRRDLLCDPTIFRGMICQRLVPLLCPDCKLSWEKAEKAGILRPDLLKRLEDVSVDSEEAFFHRAGGCDTCNGQGITGRTIVAEILIPDQEILDLVAGGRMTDAWRYFSEKLEGRTMMDHALEKIRMGAVDPRDVEARLGWIHKGSLDSRTIREIIGGLS; encoded by the coding sequence GTGAAAGTTTTCGAACTTCCTCACCACCTCCCGGTCGAGGTGGTTTCCGAACCGGACGGGGACCTCCCGGCTCCCTCATCGCTTTTGGAGGGACTTGTGGGAATGGGAAACGGCCAGCTCTTCGCTCTGAAAGAGTTCAAGGGGAGGGCGGATGTCGATGCCTACATCGCCCGATTCTCCGAGTATCTGGAAACATCCGGGAAGGGAGGGGAGCGTATGGTTTTCTGGGTCGAGAAACCCATTTTTGCGAATGTTCTTTCGAAGCTCAGGGAGCTTCCTGGCCCTTCTTCACCGAGTTCCAATTTATTGCCAGACCCCTCCAACATGGAACAGTCTCCGGAGACATCTCTTCCTGATGAGGTTTTTTCAGAAAAAGACGGGATTCCCATCCCCGAATCTCTTTCCAAAAAAGTGGTTGCAATGGAGGATGGTCAGATCGTAGCATCGGAAGACCTTCGCGGGAGTTCGGATTTCGCCCTTTTTGTAGGACAAACTTCCATGAGGATGGAGGCCAGGGGAACCATTGGACAATTTCGGATTTCCTATGTTCCAAACAGAAAAATCCGGGATCTTCTTGCGAAGAGGCTTCGAGAGTGTGAGGAGGAAGACTATTCCCATCTTTTGGGCGAGATGGGGCTTTTGAGCATCAATACGGAGGAAGAAGCCCGCAAGCCAGCGGAAAGTCTTGAGAAGGAGACCTCTAAAAAATATTCCGGAGAAAAATGTGCTCCAGGGATTCCCCTGATAAAGGATTCTGCGGGAGGTTCCCCCTCCAGGTCTCTGGCAACCGATGTTGGAAAGGGAATTTCGGAGGTTTTGGAAGAAAAAAAAGAATCCATCAACTCCAGGGAGGGGGACACTGAATGCCTTTCGGTCCCGTCCGGAGGCACCATTCCGGATTTTCGGGCACCGGAAGATATCGCTTCCATGGTTCTTCTCTTTCTGGACGGCCGTTTCTATGTGTCCAGGGAGCACAAGACAAACCAGCATGTGAACTATTATTGTCGGCATTTCGTTCCGGAATTGTGGCCAAAGATTTTTGGCGACAAACCAGTTCCGAAGCCGCAGTATGTGCCATACGAGCACCTGCGGAAAATCCGTCTGGAAAACTTGCCCTCCGAGTCTGTCGCAGACGGATACAAGGCAGAGGGGGACGAGGCCCGGAAAATCATGGAGATCATTCGGGACGCCATCGCCAGGAAAGCCTCCGATATCCATCTCCGAATCGAACGGGACCGGACGAGAATCCTTTTAAGGATCCACGGCTGGCTCAAGCCCGTACAGACACTGACCCACGACGAAGGAGAACGTCTCGCCCGGATTGTCTACAACACGATGCTCGATTCCTCCGGGCGGGATAATATGTTTTCCGACAAGAAACCCCAGGATGGACAGTTTCGGCAGGATTACCTTCCCCGGGGCACCTTCAATATCCGGGAGTTCCATGCCCCGACGGGAGGGACGGGCCTCGGGACTATCACGATGGTCTTGAGGCTCCAGTACGGCTCAGGAACCGCTACTGCGTCGGCCCAGGATATCGATACTCTGGGGTACGGGGCGGATCACTTGGCTCAATTAAGGTATCTCATGGGATTGTCCTATGGAATCGTCCTTTTTTCCGGGCCCATGGGATCCGGAAAATCCACCTCCATGGCTTCGGTTCTCTCGATCGTTCTGTCGATGAATCCGCTCGAGGAGGGGAGGGGCCTCCATCTTGCGACGCTCGAAGATCCTCCGGAGTACGTGATTCCGACAGCCAGCCAGATTGCTGTCCCTGGTGGCCTCTTTTCCGAGGTTCTTGGGCGCATCATGCGTTTTGATGCGAATCTTTTGATGATCGGCGAAATACGGGACGAATCGACGGCCGAAAAGGCGGTCGAGGGGGCCATGAGCGGACATGTGGTCTATTCGACCGTGCATGCGAACGATGTTCTTTCCATTCCCCGGCGTCTGGATGGATTAAAAGTCCGACGGGATCTCCTGTGCGACCCGACGATTTTTCGCGGCATGATTTGCCAGCGACTCGTCCCCCTTCTTTGTCCGGATTGCAAACTTTCATGGGAGAAAGCGGAAAAAGCTGGAATCTTGCGACCGGATCTTTTAAAACGCCTGGAAGATGTCTCTGTGGATTCGGAAGAGGCTTTTTTTCACCGTGCCGGCGGATGTGACACCTGCAATGGGCAGGGAATCACCGGGAGGACAATCGTTGCGGAAATTCTCATTCCCGATCAGGAAATTCTGGATCTTGTCGCAGGGGGACGCATGACGGACGCCTGGCGTTACTTCTCGGAAAAACTCGAAGGTCGTACGATGATGGATCATGCGCTTGAAAAAATCCGGATGGGGGCCGTTGATCCGCGCGATGTCGAGGCCCGTCTTGGATGGATCCACAAAGGATCTCTCGACAGCCGGACGATCCGGGAAATTATCGGAGGGCTTTCATGA
- a CDS encoding type II secretion system F family protein, whose protein sequence is MKTISLSGNLHAFKKRLSFGPGVRRKFYADLASILRTDSSMSPVQIRVAIEEFKKLPSAPKAALVEIGAGLGRGRDFSKAIENLTPESESMILHAAESTGDSRIMVRLLSTLAANMDESRKIRRAFLGALQQPAFLFLNIGVITVYISDSLLPKIFQAFKISQDRLFGAARISFDLFSFVHHFWLLIVLFPFPVIGVVWGSLRRDFPGRRFLDRLPPWSIYRMMMGTEFLLGLSAMLEAGIPVMQAFEQIRKQAPPYLRARIVPVMKIYRRTGKLGDAMEKSRTHFPSDEIIVRLSLREKYGDLGPALAEFARDWKEDGLPKIERQAQYLNYGAMTLAAVAIGFLGLGILQIVQQAMGGLGV, encoded by the coding sequence ATGAAAACAATTTCCTTGTCCGGAAACCTCCATGCATTCAAAAAGAGGCTCTCGTTCGGCCCTGGCGTTCGACGAAAGTTCTACGCCGACCTGGCTTCCATTCTCCGGACAGACTCATCGATGAGCCCAGTCCAGATCCGTGTCGCGATCGAGGAGTTCAAGAAACTTCCCTCCGCACCGAAGGCCGCGTTAGTGGAAATCGGAGCGGGGCTCGGCCGCGGTCGCGATTTTTCCAAAGCAATTGAAAATCTGACTCCGGAGTCGGAATCGATGATTCTCCATGCGGCGGAATCCACCGGCGATTCCAGAATCATGGTTCGCCTTCTTTCGACTCTTGCCGCAAATATGGACGAGTCCAGAAAAATCCGAAGGGCCTTTCTGGGAGCACTCCAGCAGCCGGCATTTCTGTTTTTGAATATCGGGGTGATTACCGTCTATATTTCGGATTCCCTGCTCCCCAAGATCTTCCAGGCGTTCAAGATCTCCCAGGACCGGTTGTTCGGGGCGGCCAGAATCTCTTTCGACCTCTTCTCCTTCGTTCACCATTTCTGGTTATTGATCGTGCTGTTCCCCTTCCCCGTCATCGGGGTGGTGTGGGGATCCTTGCGTCGGGATTTTCCCGGACGCAGGTTTCTGGATCGTCTTCCGCCCTGGTCCATCTACCGGATGATGATGGGAACGGAATTTCTGCTGGGTTTGTCAGCCATGCTGGAAGCGGGCATTCCCGTTATGCAGGCGTTCGAGCAGATTCGTAAACAGGCGCCGCCGTACCTCCGGGCGAGGATTGTTCCCGTCATGAAAATTTACCGGCGGACCGGAAAACTGGGAGATGCGATGGAGAAGAGCCGGACCCACTTCCCTTCCGACGAGATCATCGTCCGGCTTTCCCTTCGGGAAAAATACGGCGATCTGGGACCGGCCCTCGCAGAATTCGCGCGGGACTGGAAGGAGGACGGTTTGCCGAAAATAGAACGTCAGGCCCAATATCTGAATTACGGTGCCATGACACTGGCCGCTGTGGCGATCGGTTTTCTGGGGCTTGGAATACTCCAGATCGTGCAGCAGGCGATGGGCGGACTTGGGGTTTGA
- a CDS encoding type 4 pilus major pilin codes for MTKTIAWWKQNRIRVIRTLSDERGVADDGPMSILLGIGLGIILLAALVGVFKFAFSSTTSAISSSGAFEIQTGVKQVASPGNYGSGDLTSALIASKSVPSNMIIPGNTTTLQGPTGTSFYTVTGNYSTFSITLAGITSSGCMRTLEQTTTGNSWYSVSVNGSSVTQPVSVQMAQGVCSSGSDTITWVSD; via the coding sequence ATGACAAAGACAATCGCCTGGTGGAAACAGAATCGTATTCGGGTGATCCGGACACTCTCGGACGAAAGGGGTGTTGCTGACGATGGACCCATGTCCATTCTGCTGGGAATCGGCTTGGGGATCATTCTTCTGGCCGCCCTGGTAGGCGTTTTTAAATTCGCCTTCTCGAGCACGACCAGCGCCATCTCGTCCTCCGGGGCATTTGAAATTCAGACCGGAGTGAAACAGGTGGCTTCTCCGGGAAATTATGGGTCAGGAGATCTGACGTCTGCCCTCATTGCCTCGAAATCCGTTCCCAGCAACATGATTATTCCTGGAAATACGACGACGCTCCAGGGGCCGACGGGAACCTCTTTCTATACGGTGACCGGAAACTACAGCACATTCTCGATCACCTTGGCCGGAATTACGAGCTCGGGATGCATGAGAACATTGGAGCAGACCACGACAGGAAATTCCTGGTACTCCGTCTCGGTCAACGGATCGAGCGTCACTCAACCGGTAAGCGTTCAGATGGCCCAGGGGGTCTGTTCCTCCGGAAGCGACACGATCACCTGGGTTTCGGACTGA
- the pilM gene encoding type IV pilus biogenesis protein PilM — MWLLLGILPIALLLSGMSMTVSRTSVPTLENANRFSLEANQEATLFQLYREAVANYLDANPGFNGEVPVSSLSLPIGTILPSMFGNTVSGGVAWTWIAPSSSLVYSPDVVMGPEFAKSFGSLLVGVNKNGTFASPSGISVSIGVPSFVPNGSIVSFWEV, encoded by the coding sequence ATGTGGCTTTTGCTGGGGATCCTTCCGATCGCACTCCTTCTGTCCGGGATGTCCATGACTGTTTCCCGAACAAGTGTGCCGACTCTTGAAAATGCGAACCGGTTTTCCCTCGAGGCAAACCAGGAAGCGACCCTGTTTCAGTTGTATCGAGAGGCGGTGGCAAATTATCTCGACGCCAATCCGGGCTTTAACGGGGAGGTTCCTGTCTCCTCACTGAGTCTTCCTATTGGAACGATCCTTCCGTCGATGTTCGGAAACACCGTTTCGGGAGGGGTTGCCTGGACCTGGATCGCCCCTTCCTCATCTCTTGTCTACTCTCCGGATGTTGTGATGGGACCGGAGTTTGCCAAGTCCTTCGGTTCTCTTCTTGTGGGGGTGAACAAAAATGGAACCTTTGCTTCACCCTCGGGAATTTCCGTTTCCATCGGTGTTCCATCGTTCGTTCCGAATGGCTCTATCGTGTCTTTTTGGGAGGTTTGA
- the pilV gene encoding shufflon system plasmid conjugative transfer pilus tip adhesin PilV — protein sequence MSKHCFLKSLADFRLDDRGNSSLLGMILATALGTILIANTVPFWLETQHHALMDQTTAQQIRQVSDGLAGYTKAYYSAIEGVSTATKPAVIPISALVATGFLPAGTNTVDPYGQTVVGEILQPIAGILVGAVVTQGGTAPAGAHLNQLATLIGAQGGFVPTSDILSLPGICGTNCYQGSGGTWKASFSQYPFTGVGPGSLIALQQFNANNMPQDFLYRSNIPGFPQANQMQTSINMNGNNLNNANQVQTYNLNSPNGTVNMDGNSLSSGSINTNGQPIYSGVANINGPTGYAQCSLPHPGYGCGLVGPTYSAGVSIGGVPICFGVFGADNNSAVFLVPCL from the coding sequence ATGTCAAAACATTGCTTTCTGAAATCCTTGGCGGATTTTCGGCTGGATGATCGGGGAAACTCATCTTTGCTGGGAATGATCCTTGCAACGGCTCTCGGCACGATCCTGATTGCGAACACGGTTCCTTTCTGGCTCGAGACACAACATCACGCGCTCATGGACCAGACGACCGCCCAACAGATCCGACAGGTCTCGGACGGATTGGCCGGGTATACGAAGGCCTATTATTCCGCGATCGAGGGGGTGAGCACGGCCACCAAGCCGGCGGTCATTCCAATCTCCGCTCTTGTTGCCACAGGGTTCTTGCCGGCCGGAACGAACACCGTCGATCCGTATGGGCAGACAGTTGTGGGGGAGATTCTTCAGCCCATTGCCGGTATTCTTGTCGGAGCGGTGGTCACCCAGGGGGGAACGGCCCCGGCCGGCGCGCACCTGAACCAGCTCGCAACCCTGATCGGGGCTCAAGGGGGATTTGTCCCAACGTCGGATATCCTGTCCCTCCCTGGGATTTGCGGAACAAACTGCTATCAGGGATCCGGTGGAACATGGAAGGCGAGTTTTTCCCAATACCCTTTTACGGGAGTGGGGCCGGGAAGCCTGATTGCCCTTCAGCAGTTCAATGCAAACAACATGCCCCAGGATTTTCTCTATCGCTCAAATATTCCTGGATTCCCCCAGGCGAACCAGATGCAGACCAGTATCAATATGAACGGGAACAACCTCAATAACGCCAACCAGGTGCAGACCTACAACCTGAACAGCCCGAACGGGACCGTCAACATGGACGGAAATTCACTTTCTTCCGGTTCGATCAACACGAATGGACAACCAATCTACTCGGGAGTGGCAAATATTAACGGACCTACTGGATATGCCCAATGCTCTCTTCCTCACCCCGGATATGGGTGTGGGTTAGTAGGACCGACTTACTCTGCGGGCGTAAGTATAGGAGGTGTCCCTATCTGTTTTGGGGTGTTTGGTGCCGATAACAATTCGGCAGTTTTTCTTGTTCCATGCTTGTAG
- a CDS encoding tyrosine-type recombinase/integrase: MQTPIIIVVPPSEHSITIRIDCSSSCLFKNQVVPVVSLQTCYDSYVSLRVLRQSTRTGYNRVVLKYLADWLERDLSSLTDDEILKKYAWIREKSGSAQAALAVRVLKALYSYAIARFGIPERNIGRILRVAGIALTPIRKTQLIHKNDLPKWYKAVSSQSKTRQERTARDIFLVGLFTGLRKTEIMSLKWEDIDLRSRTLTARNTKNHRDHTLPLPDFLVRLLRERKPDVGKSTHVFPGKDLTGRIRDIDDSRFRVIEESGIAFTIHDLRRTFATIAAEMGIPPYLLKKLLNHKSGDVTEGYVISTVEILRSSVQKIAKRIEDLCRMKKEEEPVREESA; this comes from the coding sequence ATGCAGACTCCAATCATTATTGTGGTTCCTCCTTCTGAACATTCCATCACGATCCGAATCGATTGTTCCTCTTCCTGTCTCTTTAAAAACCAGGTCGTGCCGGTCGTTTCCCTTCAAACATGCTACGACAGCTATGTTTCCCTGCGTGTTCTGCGCCAATCGACAAGAACGGGTTACAACCGGGTCGTTCTGAAGTATCTTGCCGACTGGCTGGAACGGGACCTCTCGTCTCTGACGGACGACGAGATCCTCAAAAAATACGCGTGGATCCGGGAAAAATCCGGATCTGCTCAGGCGGCGCTTGCGGTCAGGGTGCTTAAGGCTCTTTATTCTTATGCGATTGCAAGATTTGGGATTCCAGAACGAAATATTGGAAGGATCCTTCGTGTAGCCGGAATAGCTCTCACTCCCATCAGGAAAACACAGCTCATTCACAAGAACGATCTTCCGAAATGGTACAAGGCCGTTTCTTCTCAAAGCAAAACCCGGCAGGAACGCACAGCTCGGGATATCTTCCTGGTCGGACTCTTTACCGGTCTCAGGAAAACGGAGATCATGTCCCTCAAGTGGGAAGACATTGATCTTCGGTCCCGAACCCTGACAGCCAGAAATACAAAAAATCACAGGGACCATACTCTGCCACTTCCGGATTTTCTGGTTCGACTTTTACGGGAACGAAAACCGGATGTGGGGAAATCTACCCATGTTTTTCCGGGAAAGGATCTTACCGGTCGAATCCGGGATATTGACGATTCCCGATTTCGGGTGATCGAGGAATCCGGAATTGCCTTCACGATTCATGATCTCAGGAGAACCTTTGCGACGATCGCGGCGGAGATGGGTATACCACCTTACCTTCTGAAAAAGCTCCTGAACCACAAGTCCGGAGACGTTACTGAGGGGTACGTGATCTCGACTGTCGAAATTTTACGGAGTTCTGTTCAGAAGATCGCGAAACGGATAGAAGATCTCTGCCGGATGAAAAAGGAGGAAGAACCGGTCCGGGAGGAGTCTGCATAA
- a CDS encoding HD-GYP domain-containing protein, which translates to MENFIVNTTLIPSSSSDPPQIQESPSSHSVSSLLDVLHQTTLVFLEEMMTQLDRWTYEKRFHSYRVSILSEELGKRMGLSPSRLTILRGGALLHDIGKIRIQQDILNKPGALTPNEWSIMRQHPAHGRSILSQIPSLAFAKDIVYQHHERWNGTGYPKGLKQDAIQMESRIFGVVDSYDAMISRRSYNIVKSHEEAIEEIQRNSGILFDPEVVHAFENISREFFDQVEFGRSHPRFIQEFFVPEEYLALLVPLGQSVAEKKGISS; encoded by the coding sequence TTGGAAAACTTTATCGTGAATACAACCCTTATCCCCTCATCCTCATCCGATCCGCCTCAAATCCAGGAATCACCCTCCTCGCATTCTGTTTCTTCCCTCCTCGACGTTCTGCATCAAACAACTCTTGTTTTTCTTGAGGAAATGATGACCCAGCTTGACCGATGGACCTATGAGAAGAGATTTCACTCCTACCGGGTCAGCATTCTCTCGGAAGAGTTGGGGAAGAGAATGGGGTTGTCTCCTTCCCGACTGACGATATTGAGAGGCGGAGCCCTTCTCCACGATATCGGAAAGATTCGGATTCAGCAGGATATTCTGAATAAACCCGGTGCACTCACTCCTAATGAATGGTCCATTATGCGGCAGCATCCAGCCCATGGCCGCTCGATCCTCTCCCAAATTCCCAGCCTCGCTTTTGCGAAGGATATTGTCTATCAGCACCATGAACGTTGGAATGGGACTGGATACCCAAAAGGGTTGAAACAGGATGCCATTCAGATGGAGTCCCGCATTTTTGGGGTAGTCGACAGCTATGATGCGATGATATCCCGCCGTTCTTACAACATTGTGAAATCCCATGAAGAAGCGATCGAAGAGATCCAGCGGAATTCCGGAATACTCTTCGACCCTGAGGTCGTTCACGCATTCGAGAATATTTCGAGAGAGTTTTTCGACCAGGTTGAATTCGGCCGGAGTCATCCCCGTTTTATTCAGGAGTTTTTTGTGCCGGAAGAATATCTGGCTCTGCTTGTTCCATTGGGGCAGTCCGTAGCCGAAAAAAAGGGAATTTCTTCATGA